CTCAACGAAGAGCAATGGGCCAGGTTGTAAACCCCAAATCAACAAGCCACCGAGCAATACCGCCGCTGTTGGTGAACCCGGAATACCCAGGGACAACATTGGGAGAAGTGCTGAAGTACCAGCAGCGTGAGCCGCTGTCTCCGGAGCAACAATACCTTCCATTTGACCTGTACCAAACTTATCGCCATCCTTAGATACGCGCTTAGCAACGCCGTACGCCATAAATGATGCTGGTGTTGCGCCGCCTGGAGTAATACCCATCCAGCAACCAATCAAGCAGCTACGTAATGAGGTGGCCCAGTACCCAGTATTTAGGTAATTGTTTCCAAGTTTCCAAAACCACTTTGCCACGGATCTTCGCTGCCGCACCCTGGAATGCCAAGCCTTCTTCCATTGACAGAAGAATCTCGCCAATACCAAACAAGCCGATCACCGCGATCAAGAAGTCAAAGCCGCGCATCAACTCTGGGTTGCCGAATGTCAAGCGCAATTGGCCGGTAACGGTATCCATGCCTACGGTTGCCAAAGCAAAGCCGAGCATCATTGCTGAAATGGTTTTGAATGGCGAACCTTTATTCATACCCACAAAGCTACAGAAGGTCAGCAAGTAAGCCGAGAAGAATTCAGGTGGGCCAAATTGCAAGGCAAACTTAGCAACCAATGGCGCCAAGAAGGTAATCATCACAATCGCCACAAACGCACCAACAAATAATGATGTGAAAGCAGCAGTCAATGCTTCACCAGCCTTGCCGTTACGAGCCATTGGATAACCATCAAAGGTTGTCGCAACAGACCAAGGCTCGCCAGGGATATTAAAGAGCACGGATGTAATCGCGCCACCGAATAACGCGCCCCAGTAAATGCAGGAGAGCATGATGATGGCTGATGTTGGCGGCATTGTGAAGGTTAATGGCAATAGAATCGCAATTCCGTTTGCGCCACCAAGACCGGGCAATACACCAATGATCACACCGAGAGTTACACCAACTAGCATGAGCAATAAATTAAAGGGTGTCATTGCAACGGCAAAGCCGCTGAATAGAGCGTTAATTTCTTCCAACTTGAACTCTTTTTTTTAATCTTTTTTAATAGTTATTCTTTTTTATTGCACACCCAAGAACGCGAGCGGGTTAAACCAGGAGCCATGTGGCAACGGTACTTGGAACCAGAACTCGAACATGAGGTACAGGGCAACGCTCACCCCTACCTACTGAGACTGCAATAGCTTTCCACAGCGGATATTTACCGAGCCACACCATGAAGATGGCGATGTAAAACACTGAGGAGACATAAATTCCGATTAACTGAACGCCAAGAACAAAAACAATCGCCGGCAATAAAACAGCCATCACTTGCTTGAATGACTCTCTATCAACAAAAGACTCTGTTTTCTTTTTCTTATTAACGATTGCAGCCTGATAAAGCGTCACAGTGCTCGAGAGCGTGATGATCAAACTGATATAGAATGGGAAATAGTCAGCCTCAGGGCCATCGCTACCCCAGCTGGCGCCTAACTTAAGGCTGCCCACCATTACTGTGAGGCCAATCGCAAGGAACACGATTGCGGTAATGATATCCATCGCTCTTACGCTAATGACGGAGTCTTGATTTGAGTTATTTGTATGTTCAGACATTTTTTATTTTTAATAAAGTTGATTAATGCGCTTACTTAAAAAATAGGACCCCCTACTGGAGGCCCTATCTTGTTCTAACAAAATTACTTAGCTAAGAATCCTGCTTCGGACATCAATTGCTTATGCAAAGCTTCATTCAATGTGAGCCAGTTTCTAAATTCTTTACCGGTCATGAATGTTTGATTGAATGCACCATCAGCCATGAACTTCTTCCACTCTGGAGTAAGCGCGAACTTTCTTGAACAAGTCGATGTAGAAATCCACTTGCTCTTGAGTTACACCAGGAGCCATAAAGATGCCGCGCAACATAACGTAGTCAGTTGGAACGCCAGCTTCTTTACAAGTTGGTACGTCATACCATGATTGAGTATCAGCAACCTTCTCTTTGTATGGCCTACGTGTGTCATCAAATACGCACAATGCACGCAACTTACCGGCACGCCATTGAGCTACCGCTTCAATTGGATTGTTCACTGATGAATCAACGTGGTTACCAACGAGCTGAACAGCAACGTCGCCTCCCCCTTTAAATGGGATATAGGCGAACTTAGCACCCGTTGCTTTTTCAATCGCTACGGTAATGATTTGGTCTTCAGACTTTGAACCTGTACCGCCCATCTTGAATTTACCTGGACCTGCGGCTTTAGCAGCGTCAATATATTCTTTGGCAGTCTTGTATGGCTTATCTGCGTTATCCCACAAAACAAATTGGTCAAGTGCCAACATCGCTACCGGAGTGATGTCTTGCCAGTTGAATGGCACACCAGTTGCCAATGGAGTGGTAAACAAATTAGAAAGAGTAATAACGATCTTGTTTGGATCACCCTTGGCTTCTTTCATTGCCAAGAAACCTTCAGCACCAGCGCCCGCTCCCTTGTTGACAGGAATGATTGCTTGCTTCATTAAATTGTTTTTAGTGATGATCCCCTGGATCATGCGGGCCATTTGGTCAGCGCCGCCGCCAGGACCGGCAGGAATAATGAACTCAACAGGCTTGTTTGGCTCCCATGCAGCAAATGCAGGTGAGGCACCAACTACACCGAGGGCTAAAGCGGTGGAAATCAAAGCCCCTTTTAACTTCATCTTCATAAACGTATGTCTCCAAAAATGGTTTGCCAATTTAATCTTGGCTTATCTAATGTGAGAGTGATTTTTAAACAAGATGCGCAAGCAGAACTTGACTGCCATCAATAATTTCAAAATCGATTCACAAGCGCTTCTACAACCTAGTAGAAACCCCGATAAATAAAGCCAAAGATCGTCATTAGTGTACTTACATCCACGATTAAAAAACCGCATTTTTTGCACGAAAAATACACATTTTAAAAATCAGTTTTTGGAAGAAAAGTGATTTAAGGGTTTTCCCTAAATACGACTTGAATCTAGCGGAAGCGATCTAGAAGTTTTTTGCTGAGTTTATCCAGCTGCGTGGAGTCTTTGATGAGAAATTGCAGTCCGTTGGAGTCCGCAATCAACAATGTATTGCCTGCAATTCTACGAATATCTTCTTCGCCCTTGAGGCGAATGCGTGTTGGTCCACGATCCGTTTCAATATCCCAGATGCTCGGAGTGGCGAATGTTGAAACCTTAGTAATTTTTTCAATTACCGGCATAAATTCACGCTTAGCCAAATCCTCTTCGATTAAACCAAGCTCTGATTTAGGAATGGCTTCGATATCTGCATACCAGCAGAGCTCTTTGCCAGATTGATCCATGATGGCAATGCCTGCTCCTGCAGCTGTAATCGGAAATGCTCGTACCGGATGTACGCCAATATGACGATTACCTTTGGCATCAATGAATACCAGGCGACCCAACGCATCACGCTCTAGTTGTTGAGTGGATTGATTTGTGTCATACCCCTCCCCCGACTTCTTTGGCAATGACTTGTAGCCTTTCTTCTCGCTTGTCATTTTCTTCTTCCAAGCTTTCACCAATCGCGCCGCCCTCAACCAATTCTGCGGCATGGCGTAACTGCGCTTGATACAAGGTGTAGTAAGCGCCCTGCGCCTCCATGAGCTGATCGTGTGAACCGATCTCAACAATCTCGCCTTTGTCTAAAACTACCAAGCGATCTGCCCTTCTCAAAGTAGACAAACGGTGGGCAATTGCAATAGTTGTGCGGCCCTTAACCAGGTTATCTAAGGCGCGTTGAATTTCTTTTTCAGTCGTAGTGTCGACAGATGAAGTGGCTTCATCCAATATCAAAATGCTTGGATTAATTAAGAGTGCGCGCGCAATTGATATGCGTTGGCGCTCCCCACCAGATAAAGACTGACCACGCTCACCCACTAATGAGTCGTAACCCAAAGGCAAGCGCAAAATAAATTCATGGGCATGTGCTGCACGCGCAGCTTCAATAATTTCCTCGCGCGTTGCGTCAGGCTTGCCGTAGGCAATGTTCTCGGCAATCGTGCCAAAGAATAAGAATGGCTCTTGCAATACCAGGCCAATACGTTTGCGATAGTCAGCAATGCCGATGCTGCGAATGTCGCGCCCATCCAATAAAACCGAACCTGAGCTCACGTCATAGAAGCGACAAATCAAATTGACCAGCGTGCTCTTACCTGAGCCGCTATGCCCTACCAAACCAATCATTTCACCTGGAGCGATATCTAGATCGATACATTTAGATACGGCACGATTACCATAGCAGAAACCTACGCCACGTAAAGTGATGCGCCCTTTAACCTCACCCAATGGGGCCGGATTAATTGGCTCAGGAACGCTTGATACGTGATCCAAAATATCGAAAATACGCTTGGCGCAAGCCGCCGCTTTTTGCGTATGCGACACGATTCGGCTCATCGAATCTAGGCGAATATAAAAACGTCCGATGTAGGCAAAGAAAGCAATCAAAACACCAACAGTTACTTTTTGGTGGGCAACTTGCCAAATACCAAAGCCCCACACCACCAATAAGCCTGTCTCAGTCAAAAGCGTCACAGTTGGTGAGAACAATCCCCACACACGATTAGCGCGATCATTAATTTGCAAATTGTGCTTATTGGAGTCAACGAAACGCTTTAACTCGCGATCTTCTTGAGCAAATGCTTTAACCACACGAATACCAGGAATCGTATCAGCCAAGATGTTGGTGACTTCAGACCAAATGCGATCGATCTTTTCAAAACCAAAACGCAAGCGATCGCGTACTACATGAATCATCCAAACAATAAACGGCAATGGCGCCAACGTCACCAGCGCGAGCAAAGGATCTATGGATACCAAGATCGCCGCAGTCATGGTGATCATCAAGACATCGGTTGCAAAATCAAGAGCGTATAAAGAGAGGAAAATCGGTCTCTGCGCCAATACGGGCAATCAAATCACCAGTACGCTTGCCGCCAAAGTATTCCAAAGAATGCTTGAGCAAATGCTCAAAGGTAGTGTTGCGAAGGTCTGCACCAATACGCTCGCTCACCAAAGCAAGTAGGTATGTTTTCCACCAACCTAAACCCCAAGCAACAATGGCAGCACCGAACAGAGCTAAGAGATACATGCTGGCCAAATGGAAATCAATTGGATTGCCACGTTCATATGGAATCAGCACGTGATCCATCAAAGGCATCGTGAGATACGGCGGTATCAAAGTGGCGCCAGTGGACAACAAGGTCAACACAAAACCTAAGAGCAATTGTTTTTTATATGGTCTTGCAAAACGCCAGAGCTTAAATAAAGTCCAAGTCGATGGCGGGGCATCGTCTTCTGGATCGCATGTTGGGCAAGCGTCAGAATTGGCAGGCTTTGGGCTTAAGCAAACGGGGCAAACCTGTTTGTCGTATTCACTCACCTCACCTTGGCTAATTTCTTCGCCACGGGTTAACTGCCTAAAGCTGGACTGTAAACGTAAAACTTGGGGATTGACCGCCAGGGTGAAATTCCAGGATCTGAGCAAACGATCGCTGGATTCCAGGCTTAAGGTTCCGACCCCGGCATGGTCGCCATGAATCGGGTGCTCTCCTTTGCCCAGGGGCCAGGACTCAAGACGCTTGCCATCCGTCCAAAACAGCTCTTGATCGTTGAGTGCCAAGAGGCTCTTTTCAAAGCGTAAATTGGCGTCTAAATCAAGCTCAACCCAGGCCAGAAGAGGCTTAGAGCCTTGAACTGGGGAGTTTTCACCATCCAAAATAGGCTGCCAATCGCTTGGCAGCGCTGGGGCAAAAGGTAGGATTTCTGGATTCATTGACCTTAAAAGTATAGTGGAGCCAGATTTTTTAGATTTATTGCTCCTGTCAACTTTAGGGGGCAGAAAGCCGTTAAATTACGTTAAATTATCGAAGTAGGCCTTTTTATGTATTTTTGCTAATTTTGTGAGTTTTAATAACAACTAGAAACAGAGAGACTGTCTGACGCGTCACCGCCAAATACCCCCATATTGGCCCTGAACCTCGCAATACTGCACACATGCCCCAATTACTAGATAAATCCATCGAGGAGATCCTGAGCGTTAAGCATCTCCGTGGTCCCAATATGTGGACTTACCATCCCGTAATTGAGGTTTGGATTGATATTGGCGATCTTGAGGACTATCCCTCAAACCTGATTCCCGGCTTTTATGACCGTTTAGTCAAAGCGCTCCCTAGTTTGGTTGAGCATCGTTGCAGTTACGGAGAAACCGGCGGCTTTCTCAAGCGAGTAGAAGAAGACACCTGGCCTGCTCACATCATGGAGCACCTTACTCTCGAATTGCAAAATTTAGCCGGCATTCCTGGCGGTTTTGGTAAAGCGCGAGATGGCGATCGTCGTGGCGTTTACAAAGTCATGGTTAGCGCTATCAACGAAGAGGTCACCTTAATTAACTGCCCTTAAATTTGCTCGCGATCTTTACCTGGCATTAGCGCAAGACAATAAAGACCGTGTTGCTGAAGTTCAAAATATTATTGAGAGCCTGCGTGATATTGGAATTGCTGAAACCATTTCTCGCGATAAAGATTTAACCAAAAGCTTGCTTCGCAGCGCTGGTGTCCCCACCCCAGAGGGTAGAACGGTTACCAGCCCTGATGATGCCTAGGAAGCAGCGCAAGATATCGGCTTACCGGTAGTTGTAAAACCGATTGATGGCAACCATGGTCGTGGCGTCTTCATCAATCTTTATACACAACAAGAAATTGAAGCTGCTTATGCAGTAGCAATCGACGAAGGTAGCGAAGTTCTGGTTGAGCGCCATATTGTTGGCGACGAGCACCGCTTGCTTGTAGTGGGAAATAAAGTGGTGGTTGCTGCAGCCAAAGGTGAAACAGTTTGGGTCACTGGCGATGGCAAACACTCTGTTTATGAACTCATTCAGATTAATTCTGATCCACGTCGTGGCACTGCTGAAGAGCACCCACTCAATCCGGTTCGCATTGACTCAGCTGTTGAGCTTGAACTTGCACGTCAAAAATTGACTGGCGAAAGCATTCCTGCGGCAGATCACAAAGTACTCATACAAAGTAACGGCAACGTAGCGTTTGATGTAACCGATTTAATTCACCCAGATGTCGCTAGCCAAGTAGCTTTAGCTGCACGTGTTGTCGGCCTAGAAATTGCTGGGGTAGATTTGGTTGCCCAAGACATTAGCAAGCCTCTTGCCGATCAAAATGCAGCCATTGTTGAAGTGAATGCCGGTCCAGGCCTATTGATGCACTTAAAGCCAGCAAGCGGCAAACCACAGCCCGTTGGAAAAGAAATTGCCAATCACCTCTTCCCTCCTGGTGCCGACTTCCGCATTCCAGTAGTAGGTGTTTGTGGCGAACGCGGTAAAACGCCTGTTGCTGAAATGATTGCGCACTTCCTGCGCCTAACGAATGTCTACGTTGGGCTCTCATGCAGCAAGGGTTTATTTTTCGGTAACCGCGCCATCCCCAACACCAATGCATCTAACTGGGAAAATGCCCGTCGCACCCTGCTGAATCGCGCCGTTGAGGCTGTGGTGATTGAGAACAATCACTTATCGATGTTGTATTGCCAACTGGTGTTGGCGTACTAAATGCAGATGACCCTATGTGCGTCGAGATGGCTGAACTTTGTGACGGCGAAGTGATCTTCTTTAGCGAGGATCCAGATTCTGAAATAGTTAAAAACCATTTATCTAATGGTGGTCGTGCAGTGATGGTAGGTAAACAACAAATCACTCTGAAGTCTGGCAAGCTAGATCAAAAATCTATTCCAGTGCCACGCCACTCCGAGTCAGACAGCGCCTCACCATGGAAGGCCAGAAACCTAG
Above is a window of Polynucleobacter necessarius DNA encoding:
- a CDS encoding tripartite tricarboxylate transporter TctB family protein is translated as MSEHTNNSNQDSVISVRAMDIITAIVFLAIGLTVMVGSLKLGASWGSDGPEADYFPFYISLIITLSSTVTLYQAAIVNKKKKTESFVDRESFKQVMAVLLPAIVFVLGVQLIGIYVSSVFYIAIFMVWLGKYPLWKAIAVSVGRGERCPVPHVRVLVPSTVATWLLV
- a CDS encoding DUF1854 domain-containing protein, which encodes MTSEKKGYKSLPKKSGEGYDTNQSTQQLERDALGRLVFIDAKGNRHIGVHPVRAFPITAAGAGIAIMDQSGKELCWYADIEAIPKSELGLIEEDLAKREFMPVIEKITKVSTFATPSIWDIETDRGPTRIRLKGEEDIRRIAGNTLLIADSNGLQFLIKDSTQLDKLSKKLLDRFR